Proteins found in one Ptychodera flava strain L36383 chromosome 16, AS_Pfla_20210202, whole genome shotgun sequence genomic segment:
- the LOC139114413 gene encoding TNF receptor-associated factor 2-like isoform X2, translating into MNIGGHHPSIFGWNGPDENYLCVSCRKVLRNPVYSTSCGHRYCRGCYEETIRRTKICWPCKETGLPNPTLSVDTMQQDKAIARDMSIRKVVCPNRHCPWKGTFRDYEQVHEQECKSTVVACTNRGCRQQVNVKEFTAHLDQCPFTLIDGHCAMCEIFRIPKGYGGKCEACFNKDNGLRIVLMKCRENVRSMVKWTREANHDISIVLFVLLFIVIILNCLA; encoded by the exons ATGAACATTGGAGGTCACCATCCGAGCATATTCGGATGGAATGGTCCAGACGAAAATTATCTGTGCGTAAGCTGCAGGAAGGTACTTCGAAACCCGGTGTACAGCACTTCCTGTGGCCATCGATACTGCCGTGGTTGTTACGAGGAAACAATAAGGCG AACCAAAATTTGTTGGCCATGCAAAGAGACCGGCTTACCCAATCCGACCCTTTCGGTGGATACA ATGCAACAAGACAAAGCTATAGCACGTGATATGTCTATACGTAAAGTTGTATGTCCCAATCGCCACTGTCCCTGGAAAGGTACTTTTCGAGATTATGAGCAG GTACACGAACAGGAATGTAAATCCACGGTAGTTGCATGCACAAACCGTGGATGCCGCCAACAGGTAAACGTAAAAGAGTTTACAGCGCACTTGGACCAGTGTCCCTTCACATTGATTGATGGCCACTGTGCAATGTGTGAGATTTTCAGAATCCCCAAG GGTTATGGTGGGAAGTGTGAGGCCTGCTTCAACAAAGACAATGGACTCAGGATAGTCTTGATG aaatgtcGGGAAAATGTGAGAAGTATGGTGAAATGGACCCGGGAAGCAAATCATGACATTTCTATAgtattgtttgtattgttgtttattgtcATAATTTTAAACTGTCTAGCTTAG
- the LOC139114413 gene encoding uncharacterized protein isoform X1, with protein sequence MEWSRRKLSVRKLQEGTSKPGVQHFLWPSILPWLLRGNNKAVGQGTGAGEECTQRTKICWPCKETGLPNPTLSVDTMQQDKAIARDMSIRKVVCPNRHCPWKGTFRDYEQVHEQECKSTVVACTNRGCRQQVNVKEFTAHLDQCPFTLIDGHCAMCEIFRIPKGYGGKCEACFNKDNGLRIVLMKCRENVRSMVKWTREANHDISIVLFVLLFIVIILNCLA encoded by the exons ATGGAATGGTCCAGACGAAAATTATCTGTGCGTAAGCTGCAGGAAGGTACTTCGAAACCCGGTGTACAGCACTTCCTGTGGCCATCGATACTGCCGTGGTTGTTACGAGGAAACAATAAGGCGGTAGGTCAGGGTACCGGTGCAGGGGAAGAGTGTACACAAAG AACCAAAATTTGTTGGCCATGCAAAGAGACCGGCTTACCCAATCCGACCCTTTCGGTGGATACA ATGCAACAAGACAAAGCTATAGCACGTGATATGTCTATACGTAAAGTTGTATGTCCCAATCGCCACTGTCCCTGGAAAGGTACTTTTCGAGATTATGAGCAG GTACACGAACAGGAATGTAAATCCACGGTAGTTGCATGCACAAACCGTGGATGCCGCCAACAGGTAAACGTAAAAGAGTTTACAGCGCACTTGGACCAGTGTCCCTTCACATTGATTGATGGCCACTGTGCAATGTGTGAGATTTTCAGAATCCCCAAG GGTTATGGTGGGAAGTGTGAGGCCTGCTTCAACAAAGACAATGGACTCAGGATAGTCTTGATG aaatgtcGGGAAAATGTGAGAAGTATGGTGAAATGGACCCGGGAAGCAAATCATGACATTTCTATAgtattgtttgtattgttgtttattgtcATAATTTTAAACTGTCTAGCTTAG